The DNA segment TAGCATCTTGTAAAGTACCATTATCTCCCATTCTTAGATTTCCAGCTCTTGTATAGTAAGTTTCAGAAGTTCCTGTTGCATTTACATTTGATACAACGAAAAATCCATCCCCATTTAGGGCCAAGTCATAATTTGAGCCAGTAAGATTTAAGCTTCCTTGAACATACTGTTTCTCAGCACTTGTAACAGTTGCCCCTTTACCTATACTGTCTTGATACATCAAATCAGCAAAAGAAACCCTAGAAGCTTTATAACCAACAGTGTTAACGTTTGCTATATTATTAGACTCATTATCAATTGCAGCTTGAGCTGCCGATAATCCTGAAATTCCAGTCCATAATGCACCAATCATTTTAAATCCTTTTAATTGTATTGCAGATATAAAAACTGCATATTTATTCTATTATATCTAAACTTTTGTAAATTTAGAAGTCATAATCAATATATTTTGGTAATTCCAGAATATAACAAAGTATCAGCCTCTTCATTATATGTAGTTGCACTATTGATACTATATGACATATTTAAATCACCTGTTGAATTAATAGAACTATTACCACCATTTACATAAACAACCATCTGATATTTTCCACTAGCATTCTCTGCCATAGAAGCACTAACACCACTAATTGCATTTATCTCTTCTGCTAATTGATCATAAGTTTTTCCACTAGTTTCAATTGTATGTGTTTCACCTTTAGAATCAGTTAAAGTTATACTATCTTCACTATTTGTTGAATCTAAAGAGTCATTTGAATTCTCTGTCTCTGCAAAGGTATAAACATCATAATAACCAGTAATTTCATAGGCAGTAAGATAAACTTTTCCATCACTACCTTCTACAGAAGATACTTTATACTGTTTTACATTTCCACTATCATCTTTCTCTCCGTTTTCAACAATATTACCTATTAAAGAGGCAGCATTAGATAATGCATTTTGTTGAAAAGTATCAGTTAATGTACCCATTGCATCTACAGTTGCCAAGTTAGCTTCTAAAGTAGACAATTGCAATTGAGAATCTAACATTGACGAAGAATCAACAGGATTTGTTGGATCTTGTAATGATAACTCTTTTAGCATTAGTTTAATAAAATCTTCACTTTGTAATCCATCTGCACTAACACTTGTTGTATACGTATTACCATAAGCATCAGTTCCAGTTGAAGTTGTTACTCCACTAGTTGCACTAGTTGTTGCCATAGGAAACTCCTTTCTTGCATTTTGCTTAAAAACAAAAATATTTCACTACTTGAATTATATTAGCATAAAGTAAATAAAAAGTAACAGAATTTTAAAATTGTATTTTAAAGATATGATAGTCGTCACTATAGTAATAGTAGAGATTAAAGCCATGATGTTTTATAATATTATTAGTAATATATAGTCCTAATCCTAAACCCTTATCAATTGACTCATACTCTCGATTAAAAGGTTTTATATATTCGTCAAAATTTTTCTTAAGTGGTTTTCCATGATTTTTGATTATTAAATTATCACTATTTATAACAATTTCAGGTTTCCCTTCTGTTTTATATTTCATCGCATTGTCTATTAAA comes from the Halarcobacter ebronensis genome and includes:
- a CDS encoding flagellar hook capping FlgD N-terminal domain-containing protein yields the protein MATTSATSGVTTSTGTDAYGNTYTTSVSADGLQSEDFIKLMLKELSLQDPTNPVDSSSMLDSQLQLSTLEANLATVDAMGTLTDTFQQNALSNAASLIGNIVENGEKDDSGNVKQYKVSSVEGSDGKVYLTAYEITGYYDVYTFAETENSNDSLDSTNSEDSITLTDSKGETHTIETSGKTYDQLAEEINAISGVSASMAENASGKYQMVVYVNGGNSSINSTGDLNMSYSINSATTYNEEADTLLYSGITKIY